TCGCGGCTGGTTTTGCCGAAGTGCAGGTTGTCTGCCAAAGAAAGAAAAAGCCTGAGCGCGTGGCTATCCATAATCGTTTCATATATCGGCACGTTGTATTGCAAATATATCATTTTACGCAATAGAGTGAATCGCTTAAGGTGCCTCCGTAGCGGTGCTGTGCACCCCACCCCATTCGATCCAGAAGAGCCAAGAACATGAAAGTTTATTACGACAAAGACTGCGATCTCTCCATCATCCAGGGCAAGAAAGTCGCCGTTATCGGTTACGGTTCCCAGGGCCACGCTCAGGCGTGCAACCTGAAGGACTCCGGTGTTGACGTCACCATCGGTCTGCGCAAGGGTTCCGCTACCGTTGCCAAGGCTGAAGCCCATGGCCTGAAAGTGACCGACGTGGCCACCGCTGTTGCCAACGCTGACCTGGTCATGATCCTGACCCCGGACGAATTCCAAGGCCGTCTGTACAAGGACGAGATCGAGCCGAACATCAAGAAAGGCGCCACCCTGGCCTTCTCCCACGGCTTCTCGATCCACTACAACCAGGTCGTACCGCGTGCTGACCTCGACGTGATCATGATCGCGCCTAAGGCTCCGGGCCACACCGTGCGCTCCGAGTTCGTCAAAGGCGGCGGCATCCCTGACCTGATCGCCATCTACCAGGACGCTTCCGGCAACGCCAAGAACGTCGCCCTGTCCTACGCCGCTGGCGTCGGTGGCGGCCGTACCGGCATCATCGAAACCACCTTCAAGGACGAGACCGAGACCGACCTGTTCGGCGAGCAGGCTGTTCTCTGCGGCGGTTGCGTCGAGCTGGTCAAAGCCGGTTTCGATACCCTGGTTGAAGCCGGCTACGCGCCGGAAATGGCCTACTTCGAGTGCCTGCACGAGCTGAAGCTGATCGTCGACCTGATGTTCGA
The window above is part of the Pseudomonas alcaligenes genome. Proteins encoded here:
- the ilvC gene encoding ketol-acid reductoisomerase, which gives rise to MKVYYDKDCDLSIIQGKKVAVIGYGSQGHAQACNLKDSGVDVTIGLRKGSATVAKAEAHGLKVTDVATAVANADLVMILTPDEFQGRLYKDEIEPNIKKGATLAFSHGFSIHYNQVVPRADLDVIMIAPKAPGHTVRSEFVKGGGIPDLIAIYQDASGNAKNVALSYAAGVGGGRTGIIETTFKDETETDLFGEQAVLCGGCVELVKAGFDTLVEAGYAPEMAYFECLHELKLIVDLMFEGGIANMNYSISNNAEYGEYVTGPEVINAESRQAMRNALKRIQDGEYAKMFISEGAANYPSMTAYRRNNAAHGIEVVGEKLRAMMPWISANKIVDKTKN